CTGGTGCTGGCGGGCCTCGCCGCCGAGGGTGAGACCCTGGTCGACCGCATCTATCACGTCGATCGTGGCTACGAGCGCATCGAGGAAAAGCTGGGTCAGCTCGGCGCGACGATTCGTCGCGTCGCCCGCTAACGCGCTAGCACGTACCCGTCAGAACGGATCGTCCGGTGGCCGCTCGCCGGCGATGACCGTCGTATCGAACGGCGCACCGTCGCGCCAGCCGCGTATGCCGACTTCATCGCCCGGGTTCGTCCCGGCGACGATCAGCAGCGCCTGCCGGCGGGACAGGATGGGTTCACCGTTGATCTCGAGGATCACGTCGTCCTGTTCGAGTCCGGCCTGGTCCGCTGGTCCGCCTTCGTAGACCGACACCAGCAGGATGCCGATATCGCCCTCCAGGCCTCG
This portion of the Planctomycetota bacterium genome encodes:
- a CDS encoding UDP-N-acetylglucosamine 1-carboxyvinyltransferase (adds enolpyruvyl to UDP-N-acetylglucosamine as a component of cell wall formation; gram-positive bacteria have 2 copies of MurA which are active); amino-acid sequence: LQRMGAEIRLEGNTAVIHGVDRLTAAPVMATDLRASAGLVLAGLAAEGETLVDRIYHVDRGYERIEEKLGQLGATIRRVAR
- a CDS encoding PDZ domain-containing protein is translated as RGLEGDIGILLVSVYEGGPADQAGLEQDDVILEINGEPILSRRQALLIVAGTNPGDEVGIRGWRDGAPFDTTVIAGERPPDDPF